The Urbifossiella limnaea genome has a window encoding:
- a CDS encoding metal-dependent hydrolase, whose amino-acid sequence MTAPGGAVTLSAMADFRTHITVSTILGVGVGAAAVQPFGFPTETAILAAALTAVGGMLPDLDSDSGVPVRELFSLAAVMAPLVMIPRLIQMGLTREGVLASMVFGYVLIRYWVRAVFKRLTVHRGMFHSVPAMLVSGLVVYLGYHSDHRPTRLLFGFGVMAGFLSHLVLDELYSVNLSGLRVKLNKFAGSAVKLFSPSLPGTATCYAVLGALLYLAYLDFTQLQASSEGVGR is encoded by the coding sequence TTGACGGCGCCCGGCGGCGCCGTCACCCTGTCGGCCATGGCGGATTTTCGCACCCACATCACCGTCTCCACCATCCTCGGCGTCGGCGTCGGGGCGGCGGCCGTGCAGCCGTTCGGGTTCCCCACCGAGACCGCGATTCTCGCCGCCGCCCTCACCGCCGTCGGCGGCATGCTCCCGGACCTCGACAGCGACAGCGGCGTCCCCGTCCGCGAGCTTTTCTCGCTCGCCGCCGTCATGGCGCCGCTCGTCATGATCCCGCGGCTCATCCAGATGGGCCTCACCCGCGAGGGCGTGCTGGCGAGCATGGTGTTCGGGTACGTCCTCATCCGGTACTGGGTGCGGGCCGTGTTCAAGCGGCTCACGGTCCACCGCGGCATGTTCCACAGCGTGCCGGCGATGCTCGTGTCCGGGCTCGTCGTGTACCTCGGCTACCACTCCGACCACCGGCCGACGCGGCTCCTGTTCGGGTTCGGCGTCATGGCCGGGTTCCTGTCGCACCTCGTCCTCGACGAGCTGTACTCGGTGAACCTGAGCGGCCTCCGGGTGAAGCTGAACAAGTTCGCCGGCAGCGCCGTGAAGCTGTTCTCGCCGTCGCTGCCCGGCACCGCGACCTGCTACGCCGTGCTCGGGGCGCTGCTGTACCTGGCGTACCTCGACTTCACCCAGCTCCAGGCGTCGTCCGAAGGCGTGGGGCGGTGA
- a CDS encoding serine/threonine-protein kinase, whose amino-acid sequence MSTSFDATGIGQFAVKLNLASEAQVRDLLAELDDPGAPGEEMIRLMERKGVITPWQGGKVRKGDTDGYYLGGYRILYKIASGSFGRVYRGDDPRTGQVVAVKVLRNKWTMDKQKVDLFVREGKLGMTLRHQNVVSMLAVGQDPKTGQYYLVMEFVEGGNLRDLISIRKKIGVDESLRIMEECAAGLGGAFAKGLTHRDIKPTNILIASQGVAKLVDFGLAEITTMGGSVQLQKQSDKDDDVAVDRTVDYAGLEKATASKPGDVRSDIYFLGTVLYEMVTGEPLMPVTKDKQARMAARRYQQVEDTLANGGPAHGMPAELQRLIAKMVAFDPIRRYQTPAELVNAIQECRAKLGIGSVLAVRSRTAEGPHTLFVVEGNAKLQDAFREKFKAHGYRVLMSIDPGQPLRRFQQQPYHALIVDAGTVGEDGVEAYSRVLKEADTIGVDLAAILILNEEQESLRHRARQHKHGVVLIRPVTMKQLLEKLYELAPPPQAANTAEAG is encoded by the coding sequence ATGTCCACCTCTTTCGACGCCACCGGGATCGGGCAGTTCGCGGTCAAGCTCAACCTGGCGTCCGAGGCCCAGGTCCGCGACCTGCTGGCCGAGCTCGACGACCCCGGCGCCCCCGGCGAGGAGATGATCCGCCTCATGGAGCGGAAGGGCGTCATCACCCCGTGGCAGGGCGGCAAGGTCCGCAAGGGCGACACCGACGGGTACTACCTGGGCGGCTACCGCATCCTGTACAAGATCGCGTCCGGCAGCTTCGGCCGGGTGTACCGCGGCGACGACCCGCGCACCGGCCAGGTCGTGGCCGTGAAGGTGCTCCGCAACAAGTGGACGATGGACAAGCAGAAGGTGGACCTGTTCGTCCGCGAAGGCAAACTCGGGATGACGCTCCGCCACCAGAACGTGGTGAGCATGCTGGCCGTCGGCCAGGACCCGAAGACCGGCCAGTACTACCTCGTCATGGAGTTCGTCGAGGGCGGCAACCTCCGCGACCTGATCTCGATCCGCAAGAAGATCGGCGTCGACGAGTCGCTGCGGATCATGGAGGAGTGCGCCGCCGGCCTCGGCGGCGCGTTCGCCAAGGGGCTGACGCACCGCGACATCAAGCCGACCAACATCCTCATCGCGTCGCAGGGCGTCGCCAAGCTGGTGGACTTCGGGCTGGCCGAGATCACCACCATGGGCGGGTCGGTCCAGCTCCAGAAGCAGTCGGACAAGGACGACGACGTGGCCGTGGACCGGACGGTGGACTACGCCGGGCTGGAGAAGGCCACGGCGAGCAAGCCGGGCGACGTGCGGAGCGACATCTACTTCCTCGGCACCGTGCTGTACGAGATGGTGACGGGCGAGCCGCTGATGCCGGTGACGAAGGACAAGCAGGCCCGGATGGCCGCCCGGCGGTACCAGCAGGTCGAGGACACGCTGGCCAACGGCGGCCCCGCCCACGGCATGCCGGCGGAGCTGCAACGGCTCATCGCCAAGATGGTGGCGTTCGACCCGATCCGCCGGTACCAGACGCCGGCCGAGCTGGTGAACGCCATCCAGGAGTGCCGGGCGAAGCTGGGGATCGGGTCCGTACTCGCGGTCCGGTCGCGGACGGCCGAGGGGCCGCACACGCTGTTCGTGGTCGAGGGGAACGCCAAGCTGCAGGACGCGTTCCGCGAGAAGTTCAAGGCCCACGGCTACCGGGTGCTCATGTCGATCGACCCGGGCCAGCCGCTGCGGCGGTTCCAGCAGCAGCCGTACCACGCCCTCATCGTGGACGCCGGCACCGTCGGCGAGGACGGCGTCGAGGCGTACAGCCGGGTGCTGAAGGAGGCCGACACGATCGGCGTGGACCTGGCCGCGATCCTGATCCTGAACGAGGAGCAGGAGAGCCTGCGGCACCGCGCCCGGCAGCACAAGCACGGCGTGGTGCTCATCCGCCCGGTGACGATGAAGCAGTTGCTGGAGAAGCTGTACGAGCTGGCCCCGCCGCCGCAGGCGGCGAACACCGCCGAGGCCGGCTGA
- a CDS encoding GNAT family N-acetyltransferase, producing MPVTLRRGTTADAAVVCEFNAALARESEGRDLDPAVLAAGVRAALADPAKGVYTIAERGGEVVGQLMLTYEWSDWRNGWFWWVQSVYVRPDARRGGVFRALFADVLTRAAADPGVIGVRLYMEHANARARATYQSLGMVEAGYEVFELYPLPGRA from the coding sequence ATGCCCGTCACCCTGCGCCGCGGCACCACCGCCGACGCCGCCGTCGTGTGCGAGTTCAACGCGGCCCTGGCCCGCGAGAGCGAAGGACGGGACCTCGACCCGGCGGTGCTCGCGGCCGGCGTGCGGGCGGCGCTGGCCGACCCCGCGAAGGGCGTGTACACGATCGCCGAGCGCGGCGGCGAGGTGGTCGGCCAGCTGATGCTGACCTACGAGTGGAGCGACTGGCGCAACGGCTGGTTCTGGTGGGTGCAGAGCGTCTACGTCCGCCCGGACGCCCGCCGCGGCGGCGTCTTCCGCGCCCTCTTCGCCGACGTGCTGACCCGCGCCGCGGCCGACCCCGGGGTGATCGGCGTGCGGCTGTACATGGAGCACGCCAACGCCCGCGCCCGCGCCACGTACCAGTCCCTCGGCATGGTCGAGGCCGGGTACGAGGTGTTCGAGCTGTACCCGCTGCCGGGTCGGGCGTAA
- a CDS encoding choice-of-anchor Q domain-containing protein has product MAVQLRAEALEDRTVPATFTVTDLSDAGPGTLRAAVGLANAAPDADTIVFAGPAVGGIVLLSTAGGTQFGPNALEVTTPITITGSGETLSRETIQSLRLIYVSPTGNLVLSNLTLSNGLARGGNGGTNLGDDGGGGGGGLGAGGAIYNQGTLTITGSTLSGNTARGGDGGAGANNAGSDAGGGGGGGGMGGNGGTTPDNGTDGGAGGGGFAGNGVGGAAPVGGGGGGTTSTANGAAGGVANGGTGGAAAVNGGAGGIGGGGGGGGDEGTGGAGGIGGGGGGSGEDDGVDDANRGGAGGFGGGGGGGGEDNGGGAGGFGGGGGGAANGGSAAQTGGTAGTFGGTGGSTLATRGSGGGGGGAGLGGAIFNDGGTITITGSTISTNTATGGTGGVAGGTAAAGGAGSGTGGGVFNRLGTVTVQNSTITGNIASGDGGGIGNTATLSLTNTTVSANTATTGVGGGIEQSGGTAVVTILGSNLTGNTSTQSGGALDVFGGSATITDTNVTGNKSTTINGGGLEFRSAGTVTINRVTVSGNQAAAGFGGGFRILSGTVNILNTTVVDNTSAGGGGFSIAGGTVSIVNSTITSNTDTGAAASRSGGVSATVGTVTLANSVIANNTTADAVARDVRGTFVAAGSKTNFLTFVDANTNLANGVNGNVVGADPLLGPLQSNGGPTQTRLPLAGSPLINAGSTTSVPAGTPFDQRGSGFLRVIGSAVDIGAVEVQPPFPLLVSGPANGAAAVFVPNPAGAYPASPAATVAPFGANGANVRAAAGDVNGDGFADSILVTGPGVPIRVAVVSGADDTTVLVAPFDPFGGGFTGGGYVAVGDLDGDGTDEFVVTPDQGGGPRVSVFSRNPDGTTAVRANFLGIDDASFRGGARAALGDVDNNGALDVVVAAGFGGGPRTAIFTGASVLAGSPARLVNDFFAFPGTDAVNLRNGSFVAAGDVTGDGFADLIFGGGPGGAPRVFILSGALVSAGQVDAAQATPVANFFVGGNVNDRGGVRVAATDADGDSKADVAVGSGEGSPANVRVYLGKDFVGSGEPATFQDLGVFGGGALPGGVFVG; this is encoded by the coding sequence ATGGCCGTCCAACTCCGCGCCGAAGCCCTGGAAGACCGGACCGTCCCGGCCACCTTCACTGTTACCGATCTGTCGGACGCCGGCCCCGGCACCCTGCGGGCCGCGGTCGGCCTGGCGAACGCCGCCCCGGACGCCGACACCATCGTGTTCGCCGGCCCGGCGGTCGGCGGCATCGTCCTCCTCAGCACCGCCGGCGGCACCCAGTTCGGGCCGAACGCCCTGGAAGTGACGACCCCCATTACCATCACCGGCAGCGGAGAAACGCTCAGCCGCGAAACGATCCAGAGCCTGCGGCTGATCTACGTCTCCCCGACCGGCAACCTCGTGCTGAGCAACCTGACCCTGTCGAACGGCCTGGCGCGCGGCGGGAACGGCGGCACCAACCTCGGCGACGACGGCGGCGGCGGCGGCGGCGGGTTGGGGGCCGGCGGGGCGATCTACAACCAGGGCACGCTCACGATTACGGGCAGCACGCTGAGCGGGAACACCGCCCGCGGCGGCGACGGCGGGGCGGGTGCGAACAACGCCGGCAGCGACGCGGGCGGCGGCGGCGGCGGCGGCGGCATGGGCGGCAACGGCGGTACGACGCCGGATAACGGCACCGACGGCGGGGCGGGCGGCGGCGGGTTCGCCGGCAACGGCGTCGGCGGGGCCGCGCCGGTCGGCGGCGGCGGCGGCGGCACCACGTCCACCGCGAACGGTGCGGCCGGCGGGGTGGCCAACGGCGGCACGGGCGGCGCCGCCGCGGTCAACGGCGGGGCGGGCGGGATCGGCGGCGGCGGCGGCGGCGGCGGCGACGAAGGCACCGGCGGGGCGGGCGGGATCGGCGGCGGCGGCGGCGGCAGCGGCGAAGACGACGGCGTCGATGACGCGAACCGCGGCGGGGCCGGCGGGTTCGGCGGCGGCGGCGGCGGCGGCGGCGAGGACAACGGCGGCGGGGCCGGCGGGTTCGGCGGCGGCGGCGGCGGTGCGGCGAACGGCGGCTCCGCCGCGCAGACTGGCGGCACGGCCGGCACGTTCGGCGGCACCGGCGGTTCCACCCTGGCCACCCGCGGCTCCGGCGGCGGCGGCGGCGGGGCCGGGCTCGGCGGGGCGATCTTCAACGACGGCGGCACCATCACGATCACCGGCAGCACGATTTCCACCAACACCGCGACCGGCGGCACCGGCGGCGTCGCGGGCGGCACGGCGGCGGCTGGCGGGGCCGGCTCGGGCACCGGCGGCGGCGTGTTCAACCGCCTCGGCACCGTCACCGTCCAGAACAGCACGATCACCGGCAACATCGCGTCGGGCGACGGCGGCGGCATCGGCAACACCGCCACCCTGTCGCTCACGAACACGACCGTCTCGGCCAACACCGCGACGACCGGCGTCGGCGGCGGCATCGAACAGTCGGGCGGGACCGCCGTGGTGACCATCCTCGGGTCCAACCTGACGGGGAACACGTCCACGCAGTCCGGCGGCGCGCTCGACGTGTTCGGCGGGTCGGCCACGATCACCGACACGAACGTGACCGGCAACAAGTCCACCACCATCAACGGCGGGGGGCTGGAGTTCCGGAGCGCGGGGACGGTCACGATCAACCGGGTCACGGTTTCCGGGAACCAGGCCGCGGCGGGGTTCGGGGGCGGATTCCGGATCCTCAGCGGCACGGTGAACATCCTCAATACCACCGTGGTCGACAACACCTCGGCCGGCGGCGGCGGGTTCAGCATCGCCGGAGGGACGGTGTCGATCGTGAACAGCACGATTACCAGCAACACGGACACCGGCGCGGCCGCGAGCCGGTCCGGCGGCGTGAGCGCCACCGTCGGCACGGTGACGCTGGCGAACAGCGTGATCGCCAACAACACGACCGCCGACGCCGTGGCCCGCGACGTGCGCGGGACGTTCGTGGCCGCCGGGTCGAAAACCAACTTCCTCACGTTCGTGGACGCCAACACGAACCTCGCCAACGGCGTGAACGGCAACGTCGTCGGGGCCGACCCGCTGCTCGGGCCGCTCCAGTCCAACGGCGGCCCGACCCAGACCCGCCTCCCGCTCGCCGGCAGCCCGCTCATCAACGCCGGCAGCACCACGTCCGTCCCCGCCGGCACCCCGTTCGACCAGCGCGGCAGCGGGTTCCTCCGCGTCATCGGTTCGGCCGTGGACATCGGCGCGGTCGAGGTGCAGCCGCCGTTCCCGCTGCTCGTCTCGGGCCCGGCGAACGGCGCGGCGGCGGTCTTCGTCCCGAACCCGGCAGGTGCGTACCCGGCCTCCCCGGCCGCGACCGTCGCCCCGTTCGGCGCCAACGGCGCGAACGTTCGGGCGGCGGCCGGCGACGTGAACGGGGACGGGTTCGCCGACAGCATCCTGGTCACCGGGCCGGGGGTGCCGATCCGGGTGGCGGTGGTGTCCGGGGCCGACGACACCACGGTCCTCGTCGCCCCGTTCGACCCGTTCGGCGGGGGCTTCACCGGCGGCGGGTACGTCGCGGTCGGGGACCTCGACGGCGACGGGACGGACGAGTTCGTCGTCACCCCCGACCAGGGCGGCGGCCCGCGCGTGAGCGTGTTCTCCCGCAACCCGGACGGGACCACCGCCGTCCGCGCGAACTTCCTCGGCATCGACGACGCCAGCTTCCGCGGCGGGGCCCGCGCCGCCCTCGGCGACGTGGACAACAACGGCGCCCTCGACGTGGTCGTCGCCGCCGGGTTCGGCGGCGGCCCCCGCACGGCGATCTTCACCGGGGCGAGTGTCCTGGCGGGGAGCCCGGCGCGGCTGGTGAACGACTTCTTCGCGTTCCCCGGCACCGACGCGGTGAACCTCCGCAACGGCAGCTTCGTGGCGGCCGGCGACGTGACCGGCGACGGGTTCGCCGACCTGATCTTCGGCGGCGGCCCCGGCGGCGCCCCGCGGGTGTTCATCCTCAGCGGCGCGCTCGTCAGCGCCGGCCAGGTGGACGCGGCTCAGGCGACGCCGGTGGCGAACTTCTTCGTGGGTGGGAACGTGAATGACCGCGGCGGCGTCCGGGTGGCGGCGACAGACGCCGACGGGGACAGCAAGGCGGACGTGGCGGTGGGGAGCGGCGAGGGGTCGCCGGCGAACGTTCGAGTGTACCTCGGCAAGGACTTCGTCGGCAGCGGCGAGCCGGCGACGTTCCAGGACCTCGGCGTGTTCGGCGGCGGCGCCCTGCCCGGCGGCGTGTTCGTGGGGTGA
- a CDS encoding Ig-like domain-containing protein: MAGTIDPRGNDTDADGDPLTVTAVTQGTNGTVTFTPTGVTYTPAANFSGSDSFTYTVSDGNGGSATATVSVTVTPVNNAPTASSVLAVSGPADGTAQLYTPDAAGLYGTTPATVSGLSGFGGTVRTATADVDGDGTNDTVLVTGPGGPVRVTVVSGVDNATVLVAAFDPFQDPNFTGGGFAAAADIDGDGKAEFVVTPDEGGGPRVSVFTRNADATTTRLVNFLGIDDPNFRGGARAALGDVNADGTPDLIVCAGFLGGPRTAVFDGTTLSGAPTRLVNDFFAFPGADATTLRNGVFVAAGDVDGDGFADLIFGGGPGGAPRVFILSGALVSAGNVAGAQATPVANFFVANNSTDRGGVRLAAKDADGDNKADVAAGSGEGSPAKVRVYLGTNFVGSGEPATFQDLSVFGGGALAGGVFVG; encoded by the coding sequence GTGGCCGGCACGATCGACCCCCGCGGGAACGACACGGACGCGGACGGCGACCCGCTGACCGTCACCGCGGTCACGCAGGGGACGAACGGCACGGTCACGTTCACCCCGACCGGCGTCACGTACACCCCGGCGGCGAACTTCAGCGGGTCCGACTCGTTCACCTACACCGTGTCCGACGGGAACGGCGGGTCCGCCACCGCGACCGTGTCCGTCACCGTCACCCCCGTGAACAACGCACCGACTGCGAGCTCCGTCCTCGCGGTCAGCGGACCGGCCGACGGGACGGCACAGCTGTACACGCCGGACGCGGCCGGGCTGTACGGGACGACGCCGGCCACCGTGTCCGGCCTGAGTGGGTTCGGCGGAACCGTCCGAACCGCGACCGCGGACGTGGACGGGGACGGGACTAACGACACCGTCCTGGTGACCGGGCCGGGCGGGCCGGTCCGGGTGACGGTCGTCAGCGGGGTGGACAACGCCACCGTGCTCGTCGCCGCGTTCGACCCGTTCCAGGACCCCAACTTCACCGGCGGCGGGTTCGCCGCCGCCGCCGACATCGACGGCGACGGCAAGGCCGAGTTCGTGGTCACCCCCGACGAGGGCGGCGGCCCGCGGGTGAGCGTCTTCACCCGCAACGCCGACGCGACGACCACCCGGCTGGTGAACTTCCTCGGCATCGACGACCCCAACTTCCGCGGCGGCGCCCGCGCCGCGCTGGGCGACGTGAACGCCGACGGCACCCCGGACCTGATCGTGTGCGCCGGCTTCCTCGGCGGCCCGCGGACGGCCGTGTTCGACGGCACCACGCTGTCCGGCGCCCCTACCCGGCTGGTGAACGACTTCTTCGCCTTCCCCGGGGCCGACGCCACGACACTCCGCAACGGCGTGTTCGTGGCGGCCGGTGACGTGGACGGCGACGGCTTCGCCGACCTCATCTTCGGCGGCGGCCCGGGCGGCGCCCCGCGGGTGTTCATCCTCAGCGGGGCGCTCGTGTCCGCCGGCAACGTGGCCGGGGCGCAGGCCACGCCGGTCGCCAACTTCTTCGTCGCCAACAACTCGACCGACCGCGGCGGGGTGCGGCTGGCGGCAAAGGACGCCGACGGCGACAACAAGGCCGACGTGGCGGCGGGGAGCGGCGAGGGGTCGCCGGCGAAGGTGCGGGTGTACCTCGGCACGAACTTCGTCGGCAGCGGCGAGCCGGCTACGTTCCAGGACCTGAGCGTGTTCGGCGGCGGGGCGCTGGCGGGCGGCGTGTTCGTGGGCTGA
- a CDS encoding autotransporter-associated beta strand repeat-containing protein has protein sequence MSARSRRSRLGVTPLETRVNPSTFTWDGGGADDNWSTGANWVGDVAPTAADVDTVVVFNTVDPNVVMDIAGMDVARIQFDAGSDVTLVLNTDLTLDAAGAAVNIQDTTASTNVIAGPGGLVLTNADAVINHPGFPGFLLVSAPITGLRGFTKTGTGTIILSTTVGNTYRGTTTVADGVLELRTDTLNRGLSGNVVVGDGVGAAGTAVLQFGPTNNFELRSDTTLTVNGDGRVNVPGGAIDSLTSLNVDGGRLNLAGTFHLQSGGIVSSNGAAGSVIDAPGELASLGVLFRFDVADGPGATDLLVSTSLSQVDFPATLVKTGTGTIEFAMPAANTLTGATLVRDGVLLLNTTTTDAALSGAITVGDAIGAARSAALRLVNASEIADTAGIRVNADGLLDVTATASEKVASLNLNLAPGGGGFAIATGGVFQVEPADPLDTIDLTGGVLTFNRTGPLVPMGQTVTLIDNLGADPVTGTFAGLPEGGVLTANGQTFTISYVGGDGNDVVLTPANTPPSRSRTR, from the coding sequence ATGTCTGCCCGTTCCCGCCGCTCCCGCCTCGGGGTCACCCCGCTGGAGACCCGCGTCAACCCGTCCACGTTCACCTGGGACGGCGGCGGGGCGGACGACAACTGGAGCACCGGCGCCAACTGGGTCGGGGACGTGGCGCCGACCGCGGCCGACGTGGACACCGTCGTCGTGTTCAACACCGTGGACCCCAACGTCGTCATGGACATCGCCGGGATGGACGTGGCGAGGATCCAGTTCGACGCCGGCTCCGACGTCACCCTGGTCCTCAACACCGACCTGACCCTCGACGCGGCGGGTGCGGCCGTCAACATCCAGGACACGACGGCCTCCACCAACGTGATCGCCGGCCCCGGCGGCCTGGTGCTGACGAACGCGGATGCCGTCATCAATCACCCCGGCTTCCCCGGCTTCCTGCTCGTCTCGGCCCCGATCACCGGTCTACGGGGGTTCACGAAGACTGGCACCGGCACGATCATCCTCTCAACTACGGTCGGGAACACCTACCGAGGGACGACGACGGTCGCCGACGGCGTGTTGGAGTTGCGGACGGACACGCTCAACCGGGGGCTGTCGGGCAACGTCGTCGTCGGGGACGGGGTCGGGGCGGCGGGCACCGCCGTACTCCAGTTCGGGCCGACCAACAACTTCGAGCTCCGGAGCGACACGACGCTGACGGTCAACGGCGACGGACGGGTGAACGTGCCGGGCGGGGCGATTGACAGTTTGACCTCCCTCAACGTCGACGGGGGCCGGTTGAATCTCGCCGGCACCTTCCATCTTCAGTCAGGCGGCATCGTGAGCAGCAACGGCGCGGCCGGGTCGGTCATCGACGCGCCGGGGGAACTGGCGTCGCTGGGTGTGCTCTTCCGGTTCGACGTCGCCGACGGCCCCGGGGCCACGGACCTCCTCGTCTCAACGTCACTCTCCCAGGTGGACTTTCCCGCGACCCTCGTCAAGACGGGCACGGGCACGATCGAGTTCGCCATGCCGGCCGCGAACACCCTCACCGGCGCGACGCTCGTCCGGGACGGCGTGCTCCTCCTGAACACGACCACCACCGACGCCGCGCTGTCTGGCGCCATCACCGTCGGCGACGCCATCGGGGCCGCCAGGTCGGCGGCCCTCCGCCTCGTCAACGCGTCCGAGATCGCCGACACCGCGGGCATCCGGGTCAACGCCGACGGGCTGCTGGACGTGACCGCCACCGCGTCCGAGAAGGTCGCTTCGCTGAACCTGAACCTGGCACCGGGGGGCGGCGGGTTCGCGATCGCCACCGGCGGCGTGTTTCAGGTCGAGCCGGCCGACCCGCTCGACACGATCGACCTGACGGGCGGGGTTCTGACGTTCAACCGCACCGGCCCCCTCGTGCCGATGGGGCAGACCGTCACGCTCATCGACAACCTCGGGGCCGACCCCGTCACCGGGACGTTCGCCGGCCTGCCGGAAGGCGGGGTGCTCACGGCGAACGGCCAGACGTTCACCATCAGCTACGTCGGCGGGGACGGGAACGACGTGGTTCTGACCCCGGCCAACACCCCCCCGTCGCGGTCGCGGACACGCTGA